A genome region from Buchnera aphidicola (Chaetogeoica yunlongensis) includes the following:
- a CDS encoding TerC family protein gives MTLLLDPSTWAGLLTLIILEIVLGIDNLVFVAILSEKLPPCKQDKARLIGLSAALIMRLGLLILMSWMITLTSPIINNKYFSFSGRDLILLFGGLFLSFKAIIELNERLDSNIHKNKNNKHRAEFWTIVIQIVILDSVFSLDAIVTAVGMINKLPIMMMAVIIAMILMLLASKPLTKFINSHQTVVVLCLSFLLMVGCNLVSEALGLDVPKGYLYAAIGFSIIIEILNQIARRNFILHQFRKPMRQRVAESVLKLMIGNQFKNKTIQYNSSKKNEKQKNNYTSIDSESFKEEEKYMIHSVLTLAARSIRSIMTPRNEISWVDIYQQKNKIRCQLLDTPHSLFPVCKGQLDEVIGIVRAKELLIALEKTINIIEFCSTISPIIIPDTLDPINLLGVLRRAKGSLVIITNEFGAVQGLITPLDVLEAIAGEFPDADETPDIIFEKDGWLVKGGTDLHSLKQCLNITNLIQEEKSYASLAGLLISHTGQLPIPGETIIIPPLKFHILEATQYQIHLVRITKEQPKNISFKP, from the coding sequence ATGACACTACTTTTAGATCCGTCAACGTGGGCAGGTCTGTTAACACTTATTATATTAGAAATCGTTTTAGGTATTGATAACTTAGTTTTTGTAGCTATTTTATCAGAAAAGCTACCTCCATGTAAACAAGATAAAGCTCGCTTAATTGGTTTAAGCGCAGCTTTAATAATGAGGCTAGGTTTACTTATATTGATGTCATGGATGATTACTTTAACATCTCCAATAATTAATAATAAATACTTTTCTTTTTCCGGAAGAGATTTAATATTATTGTTTGGAGGATTATTTCTATCATTTAAAGCAATAATTGAACTAAATGAAAGATTAGATAGTAATATTCACAAAAACAAGAATAATAAACATCGTGCTGAATTTTGGACTATAGTAATTCAAATTGTTATTTTAGATTCTGTTTTTTCTTTAGATGCTATTGTAACAGCTGTGGGTATGATAAATAAATTACCAATTATGATGATGGCTGTAATTATTGCTATGATATTAATGTTATTAGCTTCTAAACCATTAACAAAATTTATTAATAGTCATCAAACAGTAGTAGTATTATGCCTTAGCTTTCTCTTAATGGTTGGATGTAATTTAGTATCAGAAGCATTAGGTCTAGATGTTCCTAAAGGTTATTTATATGCTGCTATCGGTTTTTCTATAATTATAGAAATACTAAATCAAATAGCTCGTAGAAATTTTATATTGCATCAATTTCGAAAACCAATGAGACAAAGAGTAGCTGAATCAGTATTAAAATTAATGATAGGAAACCAATTTAAAAATAAAACTATACAATACAATTCTTCTAAAAAAAATGAAAAACAAAAAAATAATTATACTTCTATAGATTCAGAATCTTTTAAAGAAGAAGAAAAATACATGATACATAGTGTATTAACACTAGCTGCTAGATCGATTAGAAGTATTATGACACCGAGAAATGAAATTTCTTGGGTAGATATTTATCAACAAAAAAATAAAATTAGGTGTCAATTGCTAGATACACCTCATAGTTTATTTCCAGTATGTAAAGGTCAATTAGATGAAGTTATAGGTATAGTTCGTGCTAAAGAATTACTAATTGCATTAGAAAAAACAATAAATATAATTGAATTTTGTTCTACTATATCTCCTATTATTATACCAGATACACTTGATCCTATAAATTTATTAGGAGTATTAAGACGTGCTAAAGGAAGTTTAGTAATTATCACCAATGAATTTGGAGCTGTACAAGGATTAATTACTCCTTTAGATGTTTTAGAAGCAATTGCTGGTGAATTTCCAGATGCAGATGAAACACCAGATATTATTTTTGAAAAAGATGGATGGTTAGTAAAAGGAGGAACGGATTTACATTCTTTAAAACAATGCCTTAATATTACTAATTTAATTCAAGAAGAAAAAAGCTATGCATCTTTAGCTGGATTATTAATTTCTCATACAGGTCAATTACCTATACCTGGTGAAACTATTATTATTCCCCCTTTAAAATTTCATATCTTGGAAGCTACACAATACCAAATACATTTAGTTCGTATAACAAAAGAACAACCAAAAAATATAAGTTTTAAACCATAA
- the tsaB gene encoding tRNA (adenosine(37)-N6)-threonylcarbamoyltransferase complex dimerization subunit type 1 TsaB yields the protein MTIIKKTILAFDTSMSQCSIALLYNKNIYCINRICIKNHSNYVLPMIKEILQKKKISLHNIDYISTLQGPGNFSGIRLSLSIIQGLSLGLNNISFIPLSTILVMAQQAWKIYKIKKVLILFVIDKKNIYWIQYIRNKQKKIWVLYSPGEILNIYSIYKKINLLRDKWIVVGNGINLLLNKLTIKNIFITNIQSPNAKYIISLILSNEFYQQKVSLSNITPTYLQNTK from the coding sequence ATGACAATAATAAAAAAAACAATTTTAGCTTTTGATACATCTATGTCTCAATGTTCTATCGCGTTGTTATATAATAAAAATATTTATTGTATTAATAGAATATGTATAAAAAATCATTCTAATTATGTATTACCTATGATAAAAGAAATATTACAAAAAAAAAAAATTTCTTTACATAATATAGATTATATTTCTACTTTACAAGGTCCTGGAAATTTTTCAGGAATTAGATTATCTCTTTCAATCATTCAAGGATTATCATTAGGATTAAACAATATCTCTTTTATTCCATTATCTACTATATTAGTAATGGCGCAACAAGCTTGGAAAATATATAAAATCAAAAAAGTGTTAATTTTATTTGTTATAGATAAAAAAAATATATACTGGATTCAATATATTAGAAATAAACAAAAAAAAATATGGGTGCTTTACTCACCAGGAGAAATATTAAATATTTATAGTATATATAAAAAAATAAATTTATTGCGTGATAAATGGATTGTAGTAGGTAATGGTATAAATTTGTTATTAAATAAATTAACTATAAAAAATATTTTTATTACAAATATCCAATCTCCAAATGCAAAATATATTATTTCTTTAATTTTATCAAATGAATTTTATCAACAAAAAGTATCGCTCTCTAATATTACTCCAACATATTTACAAAATACAAAATAA
- the minE gene encoding cell division topological specificity factor MinE, with product MALLDFFLSRNKHTTASIAKERLQIIVAERRLNGSTPKYLPKLKKEILQVLCKYINVTPNMIKIQLDKKKKNMSVLELNVTFSE from the coding sequence ATGGCTTTATTAGATTTTTTTTTATCCAGAAATAAACATACTACAGCTAGTATAGCAAAAGAAAGACTTCAAATTATTGTAGCTGAACGAAGATTAAATGGTAGTACACCAAAATATTTACCAAAACTTAAAAAAGAAATATTACAAGTACTTTGCAAATATATTAATGTTACACCGAATATGATAAAAATTCAATTAGATAAAAAAAAGAAAAACATGTCTGTATTAGAATTAAATGTTACATTTTCTGAATAA
- the minD gene encoding septum site-determining protein MinD: protein MTRIIVVTSGKGGVGKTTSSAAIATGFAKLGKKTVVIDFDIGLRNLDLIMGCERRVVYDFINVINNEVNINQALIKDKRTDNLFILPASQTRDKNALTKLGIERVIHKLINMKFDFIICDSPAGIESGAVLAIYFADEAIITTNPEVSSVRDSDRILGIIASTSQRSKRNCKPIKEHLLLTRYNPRRVRQGEMLSTDDVLDILRIPLVGVIPEDSSVLKASNQGKPVILNYDSIAGKAYCDTVNRLLGKTCPFRFIKEEKKSFLSRLFRR, encoded by the coding sequence ATGACGCGTATTATTGTAGTAACTTCAGGTAAAGGAGGTGTAGGTAAAACTACTTCTAGTGCTGCAATTGCAACAGGGTTTGCAAAATTAGGAAAAAAAACTGTAGTAATTGATTTTGATATAGGATTGAGAAATTTAGATTTAATTATGGGTTGTGAAAGAAGAGTTGTATATGATTTTATTAATGTAATAAACAATGAAGTAAATATTAATCAAGCTTTAATTAAAGATAAAAGAACAGATAATTTATTTATTTTGCCTGCATCACAAACTAGAGATAAAAATGCATTAACAAAATTAGGAATAGAACGAGTAATACATAAATTAATAAATATGAAATTTGATTTTATAATTTGTGATTCTCCAGCAGGAATAGAATCTGGAGCTGTTTTAGCAATATATTTTGCAGATGAGGCAATTATAACTACAAATCCAGAAGTTTCTTCAGTTAGAGATTCAGATAGAATATTAGGAATAATAGCATCTACTTCACAACGCTCTAAAAGAAATTGTAAACCTATAAAAGAACATTTATTGTTAACACGTTATAATCCTAGACGCGTTCGTCAAGGTGAAATGTTGAGTACTGATGATGTGTTAGATATTCTTAGAATTCCTTTAGTAGGTGTAATTCCAGAAGATTCATCAGTTTTAAAAGCTTCTAATCAAGGTAAACCTGTAATTTTGAATTATGATTCAATTGCAGGAAAAGCTTATTGTGATACAGTAAATCGTTTGTTGGGTAAAACTTGTCCATTTCGTTTTATTAAAGAAGAAAAAAAAAGTTTTTTAAGTAGATTATTTAGGAGATAA
- the minC gene encoding septum site-determining protein MinC, producing MKILPIELKGRVFTLLVLYLKNNSVEYIKHELLKKIKKFPIFFKNTPIAINVEEVSDKINWKNMKNAIVSCGFYIIGVSGCHNNKLKNNIIKSGLPILSEGKECFDYKDIKHDNKIPSCSGNYFNKTKVINYPVRSGQKIYASNSDLIITNNVNSGAEIIADGNIHVYGEVRGRILAGAKGDNTCQIFCMKFFSELIAISGKYLLSEQLSSDIFGNSVKICMLKNHQLHIVKLN from the coding sequence ATGAAAATATTACCAATTGAATTAAAAGGACGTGTATTTACATTATTAGTTTTATATCTAAAAAATAATTCAGTAGAATATATTAAACATGAATTATTAAAAAAAATAAAAAAATTTCCAATTTTCTTTAAAAATACTCCTATAGCTATAAATGTCGAAGAAGTATCTGATAAGATTAATTGGAAAAATATGAAAAATGCAATTGTTTCATGTGGTTTTTATATTATTGGAGTGAGCGGTTGTCATAATAATAAATTAAAAAATAATATTATTAAATCTGGTTTACCTATTTTATCTGAAGGAAAAGAGTGTTTTGACTATAAAGATATTAAGCATGATAATAAAATTCCATCTTGTTCAGGAAATTATTTTAATAAAACTAAAGTAATTAATTATCCTGTTCGTTCTGGGCAAAAAATTTATGCTAGCAATTCTGATTTAATCATCACTAATAATGTTAATTCTGGAGCAGAAATTATTGCTGATGGGAATATTCATGTATACGGTGAAGTAAGAGGGCGTATTTTAGCAGGTGCTAAAGGAGATAATACGTGTCAAATATTTTGTATGAAATTTTTTTCTGAATTAATAGCTATTTCTGGTAAATATTTATTAAGTGAACAACTTTCTTCAGATATATTTGGAAATAGTGTAAAAATATGTATGTTAAAAAATCATCAATTACACATCGTGAAATTGAATTAA